One window of the Shewanella khirikhana genome contains the following:
- the panC gene encoding pantoate--beta-alanine ligase — translation MYTTAVIAEIRAQVRAWRAKGETVAFVPTMGNLHAGHITLVKEAKRRADHVVASIFVNPMQFGKNEDLDAYPRTLADDQAGLISAGCELLFTPTPDIIYPKGLDAQTFVEVPGISDELCGASRPGHFRGVATIVLKLFNIVQPDIALFGRKDFQQLLVIRTMVEDLSLPLEIIGVETVREPSGLAMSSRNGYLSADEKHRAAALKAALDTLASQIGDGGQISEAIDDANQRLIDAGFRPDYLEVRSATTLAPATDADKELVVLAAAYMGKARLIDNLVFSR, via the coding sequence ATGTACACAACCGCTGTAATCGCTGAAATTCGTGCCCAGGTGCGCGCCTGGCGCGCCAAAGGGGAAACCGTGGCCTTTGTGCCAACCATGGGTAACCTCCATGCAGGTCACATCACCCTGGTAAAAGAGGCCAAGCGCCGCGCCGACCATGTGGTGGCCTCCATCTTCGTTAACCCCATGCAGTTTGGCAAAAACGAAGATCTGGATGCCTATCCGCGTACCCTGGCCGACGATCAGGCCGGCCTTATCAGCGCAGGCTGTGAGCTGCTGTTTACCCCAACGCCGGACATCATCTACCCCAAAGGGCTGGACGCTCAAACCTTTGTGGAAGTGCCGGGTATTTCAGATGAGCTGTGCGGCGCCAGCCGTCCGGGGCATTTCCGCGGCGTAGCCACGATTGTGCTTAAGCTGTTCAACATAGTGCAGCCCGATATCGCCCTGTTTGGCCGCAAAGACTTCCAGCAACTGCTGGTGATCCGCACCATGGTTGAAGACCTGTCGCTGCCGCTGGAAATCATTGGGGTTGAGACAGTGCGCGAGCCAAGTGGCCTGGCCATGAGCTCACGCAATGGTTATCTGAGTGCCGATGAAAAGCATCGCGCTGCTGCGCTCAAGGCCGCGCTGGATACCCTTGCAAGCCAGATTGGCGATGGCGGTCAGATTAGCGAGGCCATTGATGACGCCAATCAGCGTCTGATAGATGCCGGTTTCCGTCCGGACTATCTGGAAGTCCGCAGTGCCACTACCCTGGCCCCTGCCACCGATGCCGATAAAGAACTGGTGGTGCTTGCCGCCGCTTACATGGGCAAGGCCAGGCTGATTGATAATCTGGTGTTTAGCCGCTGA
- the panB gene encoding 3-methyl-2-oxobutanoate hydroxymethyltransferase encodes MSKVTTATLLKFKQEGKKFTALTAYDASFAGAFDSEGIDVLLVGDSLGMVLQGHSDTLPVTVEDIAYHTRCVRRGIERALLIADMPFMSYATPEQTMTTATVLMQAGANMVKLEGGEWLLESVKMLTERGVPVCAHIGLTPQSVHVFGGFKVQGRDADNAQRILNEAKALEAAGAQLLVIECIPASLAKTISEALTIPVIGIGAGKDTDGQILVMHDVLGISSGYIPRFSKNYLKQTGEIRAAVRAYVDEVANGSFPGPEHTFN; translated from the coding sequence ATGTCCAAAGTCACCACCGCAACCCTGTTGAAGTTCAAGCAGGAAGGGAAAAAGTTCACGGCACTGACCGCCTACGACGCCAGTTTTGCCGGCGCCTTCGACAGCGAAGGCATCGACGTGCTGCTGGTTGGCGACTCGCTGGGCATGGTGCTTCAGGGCCACAGCGACACCCTGCCAGTGACCGTTGAGGATATTGCCTATCACACCCGCTGTGTGCGTCGTGGCATTGAGCGTGCACTGCTGATAGCCGACATGCCTTTTATGAGCTATGCCACCCCTGAGCAGACCATGACCACCGCCACAGTGCTGATGCAGGCCGGTGCCAATATGGTCAAACTGGAAGGCGGCGAGTGGCTGCTGGAAAGCGTGAAAATGCTTACCGAGCGCGGCGTGCCCGTGTGTGCTCACATTGGCCTAACTCCCCAGTCGGTGCATGTATTTGGTGGCTTTAAGGTACAGGGCCGCGATGCCGACAACGCCCAGCGCATTCTGAACGAAGCCAAGGCGCTCGAAGCCGCCGGTGCCCAGCTGCTGGTAATCGAATGTATTCCTGCTTCACTGGCCAAAACCATCAGCGAAGCCCTGACCATTCCGGTCATAGGTATTGGCGCAGGCAAGGATACCGACGGCCAGATCCTGGTAATGCACGATGTGCTTGGGATCTCCAGCGGCTACATTCCGCGCTTCTCCAAGAATTACCTCAAGCAGACCGGCGAAATCCGCGCCGCCGTGCGCGCCTATGTCGACGAAGTCGCCAACGGCAGCTTCCCCGGTCCAGAACACACTTTCAACTGA
- the folK gene encoding 2-amino-4-hydroxy-6-hydroxymethyldihydropteridine diphosphokinase — protein sequence MTKVFVALGANLAEPVSQLNRACEALLSLAAPGSFAVSPYYASKPMGEVVQPDYVNAVASFDTELAPLALLDALQAIESQQGRERLVRWGARTLDLDLLLYGDMVMDSERLTLPHYGMKARSFVLIPLADLDPGLILPCNTAVSDLITASMRDELQPLASED from the coding sequence ATGACCAAGGTTTTCGTGGCCCTCGGCGCCAACCTCGCCGAGCCCGTGAGCCAATTAAACAGGGCCTGTGAGGCCCTGTTGTCTTTAGCTGCGCCGGGTAGTTTTGCGGTGTCGCCCTATTACGCCAGTAAGCCCATGGGCGAAGTGGTTCAGCCTGACTATGTCAATGCCGTGGCAAGTTTCGATACCGAGCTTGCGCCACTGGCACTGCTGGACGCCCTGCAAGCCATTGAGTCGCAGCAGGGCCGCGAGCGTCTGGTTCGTTGGGGCGCCCGTACCCTGGATCTGGATTTGCTGCTGTATGGCGATATGGTGATGGACAGTGAACGCCTCACCCTGCCCCATTACGGCATGAAAGCGCGCAGTTTTGTGCTGATACCACTTGCCGATCTCGACCCCGGGCTGATCCTGCCCTGCAACACCGCTGTAAGCGACCTCATCACGGCTTCAATGCGCGATGAACTTCAACCATTGGCCAGCGAAGATTGA
- a CDS encoding polynucleotide adenylyltransferase PcnB: protein MLYRLHKAGYEAFLVGGGVRDLLLGMEPKDFDVVTNATPEDIKKLFRNCRLVGRRFRLAHIVFGRDVIEVATFRGHHSDEAGDKISKANAQGRLLRDNVYGSIDEDAERRDFTVNALYYDISDYSIRSYGGGMEDLNDGVLRLIGDPETRYREDPVRMIRAVRFATKLGMRIEEVTAAPIRKLAPLLKDIPAARMYEEVLKLFFAGKAQANLQMMQEYNLFAPLFPLLDDMMREAPKGDCARMATLVMRSTDLRVMEDKPVTPAFFYAALLWYPLKRRAEEIAHESGLSLYDAYFAAMGDVLEQQCQSIAIPKRFSVPARDIWQLQLRFERSQGTRAFKLMENPKFRAAYDLLLMRAEIEGGSLKKSAQWWQNFVEASEDERGDIARSGAKSDAPRNRKRRVRRRPRSEGGKGEGSKAQHSGSEA from the coding sequence GTGCTCTATCGCCTGCACAAAGCCGGCTACGAGGCCTTTTTGGTTGGCGGCGGTGTCCGCGACCTGCTGCTGGGCATGGAACCCAAAGACTTCGACGTGGTAACCAACGCCACCCCGGAAGACATCAAAAAATTGTTCCGCAACTGCCGTCTGGTCGGTCGTCGTTTCCGTTTGGCCCATATTGTATTCGGCCGTGACGTGATTGAAGTTGCCACCTTCCGTGGCCACCATTCCGACGAAGCAGGCGACAAGATTTCCAAGGCCAACGCCCAGGGCCGTCTGCTGCGTGACAATGTCTACGGCAGCATCGATGAAGATGCCGAGCGCCGCGACTTCACAGTTAACGCCCTTTACTACGACATCAGCGATTACTCTATCCGCAGCTATGGCGGCGGCATGGAAGATCTCAACGATGGCGTGCTGCGTCTGATTGGCGATCCTGAAACCCGCTACCGCGAAGATCCGGTGCGGATGATCCGCGCCGTGCGCTTTGCCACCAAGCTGGGGATGCGGATTGAAGAAGTGACCGCTGCGCCTATCCGCAAGCTGGCCCCGCTGCTCAAAGACATTCCCGCTGCGCGCATGTACGAAGAAGTGCTCAAGCTGTTCTTCGCCGGTAAGGCCCAGGCGAACCTGCAAATGATGCAGGAATACAACCTGTTTGCGCCGCTGTTCCCGCTGCTGGACGACATGATGCGCGAAGCGCCCAAGGGTGACTGCGCCCGTATGGCAACGCTGGTCATGCGCAGCACCGACCTTAGGGTAATGGAAGACAAGCCGGTGACTCCGGCCTTCTTCTACGCTGCGCTGCTGTGGTATCCACTTAAGCGCCGCGCCGAAGAAATTGCTCACGAGAGCGGTCTGAGCCTGTACGACGCCTACTTCGCCGCCATGGGCGATGTGCTCGAACAACAGTGCCAGTCCATTGCGATCCCTAAGCGTTTCAGTGTGCCTGCCCGTGATATCTGGCAGCTGCAGCTGAGATTTGAGCGCAGCCAGGGCACCCGTGCCTTTAAGCTGATGGAAAATCCGAAGTTCCGCGCCGCCTACGATCTCTTGCTGATGCGCGCCGAAATTGAAGGCGGCAGCCTGAAGAAATCCGCCCAGTGGTGGCAGAACTTTGTGGAAGCCTCCGAAGATGAGCGCGGCGACATCGCCCGCAGCGGCGCCAAGTCTGATGCACCACGTAACCGCAAGCGCCGGGTGCGCCGTCGTCCCCGCAGCGAAGGCGGCAAGGGCGAAGGTTCAAAAGCCCAGCACAGCGGCAGCGAAGCATGA
- the gluQRS gene encoding tRNA glutamyl-Q(34) synthetase GluQRS: MPSSISSPYIGRFAPSPSGALHFGSLVAALGSYLRARSLGGKWLVRIEDIDPPREVAGAADDILRTLEAFGLCWDDELVYQSRRTEAYQAKIDALLASGDAYYCQCTRKQIQAMGGVYDGRCQTLGHDSGAIRIKNRARVNHFHDGLMGEIVVADEFAAEDFIIKRSDGLYAYQLAVVMDDADVGITEVVRGCDLIEASCRQLSLFAQFGFKAPGYIHLPLACADVGFKLSKQNHATPVDKAAPMPALRAALAFLGQKVPDASSPDSLLAQAVLEFSLDRIPTQREILIGSGS, encoded by the coding sequence ATGCCATCCTCAATCTCCAGCCCCTATATCGGTCGTTTTGCCCCATCGCCCTCCGGCGCGCTGCATTTTGGCTCTCTGGTCGCCGCCCTTGGCAGCTACCTGCGAGCCCGCTCGCTTGGCGGTAAGTGGCTGGTGCGGATTGAAGACATAGACCCGCCGCGGGAAGTCGCCGGTGCCGCCGATGACATACTGCGCACTCTGGAAGCCTTTGGACTTTGCTGGGATGACGAGCTTGTTTATCAGAGCCGTCGCACCGAGGCCTATCAGGCCAAAATCGATGCGCTGCTGGCGAGTGGCGACGCCTACTATTGCCAGTGTACCCGCAAACAAATTCAGGCAATGGGCGGCGTTTACGATGGTCGCTGTCAAACCCTTGGTCACGACAGCGGCGCCATCCGCATTAAAAATCGCGCCCGGGTGAATCATTTTCACGATGGCTTGATGGGCGAGATTGTGGTGGCCGATGAGTTTGCCGCCGAAGACTTTATCATCAAGCGCAGCGATGGCCTGTATGCCTATCAGTTGGCGGTGGTGATGGACGATGCCGACGTTGGCATTACCGAGGTGGTGCGCGGCTGCGATCTGATTGAAGCCAGTTGTCGTCAGCTCAGTCTGTTTGCCCAGTTCGGTTTCAAGGCCCCCGGCTATATTCACCTGCCGCTGGCCTGCGCCGATGTGGGATTTAAGCTGTCAAAACAAAACCATGCCACGCCGGTTGATAAGGCCGCGCCCATGCCGGCACTGCGCGCGGCACTGGCATTTTTGGGGCAAAAGGTGCCCGATGCTTCCAGCCCCGACAGCCTGCTGGCACAGGCGGTATTGGAGTTTTCCCTCGACCGCATCCCAACCCAGCGCGAAATCCTGATTGGCAGCGGCAGCTAA
- the dksA gene encoding RNA polymerase-binding protein DksA, with the protein MPEGTKKLGVLAIAGVEPYQEQPGEEYMNDKQMGHFKKILEAWRNQLREEVDRTLSHMQDEAANFPDPVDRAAQEEEFSLELRARDRERKLIKKIEKTLQKIEDDDFGFCDSCGVEIGIRRLEARPTADLCIDCKTLAEIKEKQMAG; encoded by the coding sequence ATGCCTGAAGGCACTAAAAAACTTGGCGTACTCGCTATCGCAGGTGTTGAGCCTTACCAGGAGCAACCTGGCGAGGAGTATATGAACGACAAGCAGATGGGCCATTTCAAGAAGATCCTTGAAGCTTGGCGTAACCAGCTGCGCGAAGAAGTCGACCGTACTCTCTCACACATGCAAGACGAAGCCGCCAACTTCCCCGACCCAGTCGACCGAGCCGCTCAGGAAGAGGAGTTCAGTCTGGAGCTGCGTGCCCGCGACAGAGAACGTAAACTGATCAAAAAGATTGAAAAGACGCTGCAGAAAATTGAAGACGACGATTTCGGCTTCTGTGATTCCTGCGGTGTTGAAATCGGTATCCGCCGTCTCGAAGCCCGTCCCACTGCGGACCTGTGCATCGACTGTAAGACGCTGGCCGAAATCAAAGAAAAGCAGATGGCCGGTTAA
- the sfsA gene encoding DNA/RNA nuclease SfsA, which yields MKYPAPLTEATLITRYKRFLADVTLSDGSQITLHCPNTGSMKNCLYPGKRVWFSTSDNPKRKYASTWELAEDDNGHLIGINTGRANALAEEAIATGAISELCGYQHIRREVKYGNENSRIDILLSADTKADCYIEVKSCTLLEGEMGFFPDAVSARGQKHLRELMEMKAQGFRAVLLFVVQHQGIKAVAPADHIDAKYGDLLRQAMAAGVEVLAYGCTMNSESLLLENPLHFQPQIVEK from the coding sequence ATGAAGTACCCGGCGCCGCTGACCGAGGCGACACTTATCACCCGCTACAAACGCTTCCTGGCGGATGTCACCCTGAGTGACGGCAGCCAAATCACCCTGCACTGCCCCAACACAGGCTCAATGAAAAACTGCCTCTACCCCGGCAAACGGGTGTGGTTTTCCACCTCGGATAACCCCAAACGCAAATACGCCAGCACTTGGGAACTTGCCGAAGACGACAATGGCCATTTGATTGGCATTAACACCGGCCGCGCCAACGCCCTGGCCGAAGAAGCCATTGCCACAGGTGCAATCAGCGAGCTTTGCGGTTACCAACATATTCGCCGTGAAGTGAAGTATGGTAATGAAAACAGTCGCATAGATATTCTGCTCAGCGCTGATACCAAAGCGGACTGCTATATTGAAGTGAAGAGCTGTACCCTGCTGGAAGGAGAGATGGGCTTTTTCCCCGATGCGGTGTCGGCCAGAGGCCAGAAACACCTGCGGGAACTGATGGAAATGAAAGCCCAGGGATTTCGGGCAGTACTTTTATTTGTAGTGCAGCATCAAGGCATTAAAGCAGTAGCCCCCGCCGACCATATTGATGCCAAATACGGTGACCTGCTTCGGCAAGCCATGGCGGCCGGTGTAGAAGTTCTGGCCTATGGTTGCACCATGAACAGTGAGTCGCTGCTGCTTGAGAACCCCTTGCATTTTCAACCACAAATCGTCGAAAAATAA
- the pepB gene encoding aminopeptidase PepB, translated as MTQAMRVCLTSEAAAAHWGKADISFEGDIARIHLQGADTLRQIQMAARKLRAQGISAVVLDGEGWDLNRQWVFAQGFVTAKPGWSIEWTGDDATREALEQRMEAARFVRQLTNETPENLPPVKLATLAANWLKQLGGDKVSFRIIEGEQLLEEQWIGVHAVGRGSERPPAMLELDFNPLGDDAPVSVALVGKGITFDSGGYSLKASEGMLNMKCDMGGAATVTGALGLAIKNGLNKRVKLFLCCAENLVSGRAYKLGDILTYKNGVTVEVVNTDAEGRLVLADGLQAASATGAPFIIDAATLTGAAVMAVGGNYNAIFSPDTAVLELAKTKASAVAERVWPLPLDPWHKDMCPSAYADTANSRPVKGGGAGGASNAAGFLWRFVREDAKWLHIDLAGSFEDSAGPLWAAGATTHGVLTIAELLKD; from the coding sequence ATGACTCAAGCAATGCGCGTTTGTCTCACCTCTGAAGCCGCTGCCGCCCACTGGGGCAAAGCCGATATCAGTTTCGAAGGTGACATTGCCCGTATCCACCTGCAGGGGGCAGATACCCTGCGTCAAATCCAGATGGCGGCCCGCAAACTGCGTGCTCAGGGCATCAGTGCCGTGGTACTCGATGGCGAAGGCTGGGATTTAAACCGTCAGTGGGTGTTCGCTCAGGGCTTTGTGACTGCCAAACCCGGCTGGAGCATCGAGTGGACCGGCGATGACGCCACCCGCGAAGCGCTGGAGCAGCGTATGGAAGCTGCCCGCTTTGTGCGTCAGCTCACCAACGAAACCCCGGAAAACCTGCCGCCGGTGAAGCTGGCGACTCTGGCTGCCAATTGGCTGAAACAGCTTGGCGGTGACAAGGTGAGTTTCCGTATTATCGAAGGAGAGCAGCTGCTCGAAGAGCAGTGGATTGGCGTGCATGCGGTTGGCCGCGGCAGCGAGCGTCCACCGGCGATGCTGGAGCTGGACTTCAACCCGCTGGGCGACGACGCCCCTGTGTCTGTGGCACTGGTTGGCAAGGGCATTACCTTCGACTCGGGCGGTTACAGCCTTAAAGCCAGTGAAGGCATGCTTAACATGAAGTGTGACATGGGCGGCGCCGCCACTGTTACCGGCGCGCTGGGTTTGGCAATCAAAAACGGCCTGAACAAGCGCGTGAAGCTGTTTTTGTGCTGCGCCGAGAACCTGGTCAGCGGCCGCGCCTATAAGCTGGGTGACATACTCACCTACAAAAACGGCGTGACCGTGGAAGTGGTCAACACCGACGCCGAGGGCCGTCTGGTGCTGGCCGATGGCCTGCAGGCGGCTTCTGCGACAGGCGCGCCTTTTATTATCGATGCCGCTACCCTGACCGGCGCCGCCGTGATGGCGGTGGGCGGTAACTACAACGCTATTTTCTCACCCGATACCGCCGTGCTTGAGCTTGCCAAAACCAAGGCCAGCGCTGTGGCCGAGCGGGTGTGGCCGCTGCCACTGGACCCATGGCACAAAGACATGTGCCCATCAGCCTATGCCGATACTGCCAACAGCCGCCCTGTGAAAGGTGGCGGCGCCGGTGGTGCGTCCAATGCCGCTGGTTTCCTGTGGCGCTTTGTGCGTGAAGATGCCAAGTGGCTGCACATCGACCTTGCCGGCTCCTTTGAAGACAGCGCAGGCCCTCTGTGGGCCGCCGGTGCCACCACCCACGGGGTGCTGACCATTGCAGAGCTGCTGAAAGACTAA
- a CDS encoding GGDEF domain-containing protein: MVFGIASIFYNQLGQYSLGLEYSQRFKETKTDLRNQCAAEQLRLEAMLQLGEAPKELASIYNSGIQLCEAANEKVIQSNIVRLYGRHLLETDNQPLASKALLDENEALVLSAKYAPVIASYQSLQAKANWELGQQEKAYQQALAVNQSPAAANALEALIRANKVLFDYHSSRGNSEAALEAYIKYAEADKAYLDEVKAKTLAFQLAQHQSLEQQNKIALLDEQNKLLKVQQRLDTAERFNSRLMIGALLSVILGLITWGWHSLKNQRRLKQLAEYDSLTGLLSRGHFTQVAQSALTHAQTLKAPVSCVLFDVDHFKRINDCFGHATGDWALKQVASLCREQVREFEIFGRIGGEEFCLILPECDSAHARVIADKLRRTLASCDTSASGNDFVLTASFGLTDSQQAGYSLDQLLAQADRAMYSAKRAGRNQVKAYSRDDDEASIDQTDEEQTQAGPGRQSHVQRQTRRT, from the coding sequence ATGGTCTTTGGAATCGCGAGCATCTTTTACAACCAACTCGGCCAATATTCCCTCGGTCTGGAATACAGTCAACGCTTTAAAGAGACTAAAACCGATCTCAGAAACCAATGTGCAGCCGAGCAGTTGAGACTTGAGGCCATGCTGCAATTGGGAGAAGCCCCGAAAGAACTCGCCAGCATTTACAATAGCGGCATCCAGCTCTGTGAAGCCGCTAATGAAAAGGTAATACAATCAAATATTGTCCGTCTCTATGGACGACACCTGCTCGAAACCGATAACCAACCCTTGGCCTCCAAGGCCCTATTGGATGAAAACGAAGCCCTGGTACTGTCCGCCAAATATGCTCCTGTAATAGCCAGTTACCAAAGCCTGCAAGCCAAGGCGAACTGGGAGCTGGGGCAGCAGGAAAAAGCCTATCAACAGGCGTTGGCGGTAAACCAATCGCCGGCGGCTGCCAATGCGCTGGAAGCTCTTATTCGTGCCAACAAGGTGCTGTTTGACTATCACAGCAGCCGCGGCAACAGCGAGGCGGCCCTGGAGGCCTATATCAAGTACGCCGAGGCCGACAAGGCCTATCTGGACGAGGTGAAAGCCAAGACACTGGCGTTTCAGTTGGCCCAGCACCAGAGCCTGGAGCAGCAAAACAAAATTGCCCTGCTGGATGAGCAAAACAAGCTGCTCAAGGTGCAGCAGCGACTCGACACCGCCGAGAGGTTCAATAGCCGGTTGATGATAGGCGCGCTCCTGAGTGTGATTTTGGGGCTTATTACCTGGGGTTGGCACTCTCTTAAAAATCAAAGGCGTTTAAAGCAGTTAGCCGAATACGACAGCCTGACAGGCCTCCTTAGCCGAGGCCACTTTACCCAGGTGGCCCAAAGCGCCCTCACCCATGCCCAAACCCTCAAGGCACCGGTCAGCTGTGTGCTGTTCGATGTCGACCATTTCAAGCGGATTAACGACTGTTTCGGTCATGCCACCGGCGACTGGGCATTGAAACAGGTGGCGAGCCTGTGCCGCGAACAGGTACGGGAATTTGAGATATTTGGCCGTATTGGCGGCGAGGAGTTTTGCCTTATTCTGCCGGAATGCGACAGTGCCCATGCGCGGGTGATTGCCGATAAGCTGCGCCGAACTCTGGCAAGCTGCGACACCAGCGCCAGCGGCAATGACTTTGTGCTGACGGCAAGCTTCGGCCTGACCGACTCCCAACAGGCGGGTTACTCGCTGGACCAATTGCTGGCCCAGGCCGACAGAGCCATGTACAGCGCCAAACGCGCCGGACGTAATCAGGTAAAGGCCTACAGCCGCGACGATGATGAAGCGTCTATTGACCAGACGGACGAGGAGCAGACTCAGGCTGGCCCAGGCCGACAGAGCCATGTACAGCGCCAAACGCGCCGGACGTAA
- a CDS encoding SAM-dependent methyltransferase: MTGSLVCVGTGILLGGHLSPLAQNLIEQADVVFSGMSDGFTELWIEGLAKDTRSLQQHYADGKSRNLTYKEMVDAMLTEVRLGKKVVGAFYGHPGIFAKAPHEAIATARAEGFDARMIPGISAEDCLYADLGLDPGKTGCQHFETTQLMLYQRRIDPSALLVLWQPALAGDLSMGIRPTGSAERELLVELLSQDYPLNHECILYEAATTALHHTRIERLPLSALPQAKLELHTTLVLPPSQPLTPNSQLRARLQALADTQTQGTPQGATVLPFSRKKAN; encoded by the coding sequence ATGACAGGAAGCCTCGTCTGTGTCGGCACCGGTATCTTGCTGGGCGGACACCTAAGCCCCCTCGCCCAAAACCTGATTGAACAGGCCGATGTGGTATTCAGCGGCATGTCAGATGGCTTTACCGAACTCTGGATTGAAGGGCTCGCCAAGGATACCCGCAGCCTGCAACAGCACTACGCCGACGGCAAATCCCGTAACCTCACCTACAAGGAGATGGTCGATGCCATGCTCACTGAGGTGCGCTTGGGTAAAAAGGTAGTGGGCGCCTTTTATGGTCACCCCGGTATTTTCGCCAAGGCGCCCCACGAGGCCATTGCCACCGCCCGCGCCGAAGGCTTCGATGCGCGGATGATCCCCGGCATTTCTGCCGAAGATTGCCTCTATGCCGATTTGGGGCTGGACCCCGGCAAGACCGGCTGCCAACACTTTGAAACCACCCAGCTGATGCTGTATCAGCGCCGAATAGACCCAAGCGCGCTCCTTGTATTGTGGCAACCGGCACTGGCCGGTGACCTGAGCATGGGCATTCGCCCCACAGGCAGCGCCGAGCGCGAGCTGTTGGTGGAACTCTTAAGCCAGGACTACCCGCTTAATCATGAGTGTATTCTCTACGAGGCCGCCACTACGGCGCTGCATCACACCCGTATCGAGCGCCTGCCATTAAGTGCCCTGCCCCAGGCCAAACTGGAGCTGCACACCACCCTGGTGCTGCCTCCAAGTCAGCCGCTCACGCCCAACAGCCAGCTGCGTGCCCGGCTGCAAGCGCTGGCAGACACACAAACGCAAGGAACCCCGCAGGGCGCCACTGTACTGCCCTTTTCACGCAAAAAAGCGAACTAA
- a CDS encoding GNAT family N-acetyltransferase, with the protein MYSTNRLTIRPMQLQDEALFCELFCSNRIMANIDTAFHLERAQKAFKCTLRESEKTTSATLCWVIQLGHSSLGLVSLNNIEPNQGADVGIMMLTSAQGKLIADETIDWLAKHAFGQLGLKYLRAEFSSNNFATKRITKKFGFSSPVNLTGKTSWQECILRNENFKPMF; encoded by the coding sequence ATGTACTCAACCAACAGACTCACCATCAGGCCCATGCAGCTGCAAGATGAAGCACTGTTTTGTGAGCTTTTTTGCAGCAACCGCATCATGGCCAATATCGACACAGCCTTTCATCTCGAACGGGCGCAAAAAGCCTTTAAATGCACGCTTAGAGAATCAGAAAAAACCACGTCAGCCACCCTTTGTTGGGTAATACAACTGGGGCACAGTTCGCTGGGACTCGTCAGCCTGAACAACATTGAGCCAAATCAGGGCGCGGATGTGGGGATCATGATGCTGACATCTGCCCAGGGCAAATTAATTGCAGATGAAACCATTGATTGGCTGGCAAAACACGCCTTCGGCCAGCTTGGGCTAAAGTATCTTAGAGCCGAGTTTTCATCCAACAATTTCGCAACAAAAAGAATTACCAAAAAGTTTGGATTCTCAAGCCCAGTCAATCTCACTGGAAAGACCAGCTGGCAAGAATGCATTCTCCGTAATGAAAACTTTAAACCAATGTTTTAA